From one Macellibacteroides fermentans genomic stretch:
- a CDS encoding BatD family protein — translation MRKLVFLFSLLLFVLVSEAADVKFTASAPNAIVMGEQFRLSFTVNAEAKDLRVQEMPDFEVLMGPSQSKSYSSSWVNGQSTSETTITYTYILMPKKVGTFNIAPATIKVNGANYVSNALSIKVLPPDKAAAGSGNSSSEGASSSQPSSQAITSDGLFVKMLVDDRNVYEQQGFVVTFKLYSLYDCGLTGVKFPEFEGFLAQEVELPEQKQWGLENYNGRNYRTVVLKQTVLYPQRSGKLTIPAGKFDAVVRVRTQQKVRSIFDDFFDSYQDVKKVITSSPASVTVKPLPAGKPASFSGAVGNFSMNASINSDRVKANEAVTIKLKLTGNGNVKLIKNPEVVFPNDFEIYDPKVETDIKTTAAGVSGSKTIEYYAIPRYAGDFEIPAIEFSYFDTKSLSYKTLKAGPYKLHVEKGDGNAASPVINNFGEKESLKYIGQDIRYLKINDVRFVSKDDVFFGSFIYVLCYLIPSILFVVFFFIYRKQVKENANIALVRTKKANKMAVKRLKNAGKLLKANDKEAFYEEVLRALWGYLSDKLNIPQSNLTKDNVEAELIKYGVDESLINEFMRILNTCEFARYAPAQSSDAMDNLYELTADAIGKMENTIKK, via the coding sequence ATGAGAAAATTAGTTTTCTTATTTTCGCTTCTCCTTTTTGTGTTAGTGTCTGAAGCTGCTGATGTAAAATTTACAGCTTCGGCTCCTAATGCGATTGTTATGGGTGAACAGTTCAGGTTGTCTTTTACGGTCAATGCTGAAGCGAAGGATTTGAGAGTGCAGGAAATGCCTGATTTTGAGGTTCTGATGGGCCCCTCACAATCTAAATCGTACAGCTCGTCTTGGGTTAATGGTCAGAGTACGAGTGAAACAACGATTACTTATACCTATATTTTGATGCCCAAAAAAGTAGGTACATTCAATATTGCACCGGCTACCATTAAAGTAAATGGAGCAAACTATGTTTCTAACGCTTTATCGATAAAGGTTTTGCCTCCGGATAAAGCTGCTGCCGGATCAGGAAATTCATCATCAGAAGGAGCATCCTCATCGCAACCAAGCTCTCAGGCAATTACAAGCGATGGCCTCTTTGTTAAAATGTTGGTAGATGATCGCAATGTATACGAACAACAAGGTTTTGTTGTAACATTTAAGTTGTATTCTCTTTATGACTGTGGTCTGACCGGAGTAAAATTCCCCGAGTTTGAAGGTTTCCTGGCACAAGAAGTAGAATTACCCGAACAAAAACAGTGGGGACTTGAAAATTACAATGGCAGAAACTACCGTACAGTAGTTTTGAAGCAAACCGTTTTATATCCGCAGCGTTCTGGAAAACTAACTATCCCTGCGGGTAAATTCGATGCTGTTGTAAGAGTGAGGACCCAACAAAAGGTGCGTAGCATATTTGATGATTTCTTTGATTCTTATCAAGATGTTAAGAAGGTGATTACATCTTCTCCAGCTTCGGTTACAGTAAAACCATTGCCAGCAGGCAAGCCTGCTTCATTTTCTGGTGCAGTTGGGAACTTTAGCATGAATGCTTCCATCAATTCCGATAGGGTTAAAGCAAATGAGGCTGTTACGATAAAACTTAAACTGACAGGAAACGGAAATGTTAAACTCATCAAGAATCCTGAGGTTGTTTTCCCGAATGACTTTGAAATTTATGATCCAAAAGTTGAAACGGATATTAAAACAACTGCTGCCGGAGTTTCTGGAAGTAAGACTATCGAATACTATGCTATTCCAAGATATGCGGGTGACTTTGAAATTCCTGCCATAGAGTTTTCTTATTTCGATACAAAATCTCTATCCTATAAAACGCTGAAAGCCGGTCCGTACAAGCTTCACGTTGAAAAGGGAGATGGTAATGCAGCTTCGCCGGTTATAAACAATTTTGGTGAAAAAGAAAGCTTGAAATATATTGGTCAGGATATCAGATATCTTAAAATCAACGATGTTAGATTTGTTTCAAAAGATGACGTATTCTTTGGCTCTTTTATTTACGTGCTATGTTACTTAATTCCGTCAATATTATTTGTCGTATTTTTCTTTATCTACCGTAAGCAAGTAAAAGAAAATGCCAATATTGCTCTGGTTCGCACCAAGAAAGCGAATAAGATGGCTGTTAAACGCTTAAAGAATGCAGGTAAACTTTTAAAAGCAAATGATAAAGAAGCATTTTATGAAGAGGTTTTACGTGCTTTGTGGGGATATTTAAGTGATAAATTGAATATTCCTCAATCTAATCTTACAAAAGATAATGTTGAAGCAGAATTAATTAAATATGGCGTTGACGAATCTTTGATTAATGAGTTTATGCGTATTTTGAATACATGTGAATTTGCACGTTATGCTCCAGCTCAAAGTTCGGATGCGATGGATAATCTGTACGAACTAACAGCCGATGCAATTGGAAAAATGGAAAACACAATCAAAAAGTAA